In the Holophagales bacterium genome, one interval contains:
- the dnaA gene encoding chromosomal replication initiator protein DnaA — MDKSTSWEKILEHLKSRVDERDFDTWFRGTRQKLETTDAVYVLIGSPLFIDYIPREYGDQIGDAARLAGIGNREIRFVLEGQDDYRAAVSPVRPQAAPRSKVGDLNPLYTFEHFVIGASNQLAHAAALHVADQTSHRYNPLFICGPTGLGKTHLMQAIGHRRLSRRPGERVLYVYSETFVKEVVTGIRFNRMDQVRQRLLNADVLLFDDVQFLAGKATTEDELFQTFNALYSVGSQIAFTSDVLPRDIPGLTDRMKSRFEGGLVVDIQPPDFETKVAILRHKAEVAQVELDDDTAYFLAAKIKTHVRELESYFNRVVLVSSMRGEPITRDLAHEALRGILPDESQKTGPAEILKAVAGHYGLKPAELRARTKREAIVFPRQVAMYVLKESIGLSLPEIGRLFGDKHHTTALHSIRKITARREEDPDFDREVAALVAQFR; from the coding sequence GTGGACAAATCGACCTCCTGGGAGAAAATTCTCGAGCACCTGAAGTCCCGGGTGGACGAGCGCGACTTCGACACCTGGTTCCGCGGAACCCGGCAGAAGCTCGAGACGACAGACGCCGTCTACGTCCTCATCGGCAGCCCCCTCTTCATCGACTACATCCCGCGTGAGTACGGGGACCAGATCGGTGACGCGGCCCGCCTCGCGGGGATCGGGAACCGCGAGATCCGCTTCGTTCTCGAGGGCCAGGACGACTATCGGGCCGCGGTCTCTCCCGTCCGTCCCCAGGCGGCGCCGAGGTCCAAGGTCGGGGACCTGAATCCCCTCTACACCTTCGAGCACTTCGTCATCGGCGCCTCCAACCAGCTCGCCCACGCCGCCGCCCTTCACGTCGCAGATCAGACCTCCCACCGGTACAACCCCCTCTTCATCTGCGGCCCGACGGGCCTGGGCAAGACCCACCTGATGCAGGCCATCGGCCACCGTCGCCTTTCCCGGCGGCCCGGAGAGCGGGTTCTCTACGTCTACTCGGAGACCTTCGTGAAGGAGGTCGTCACCGGCATCCGGTTCAACAGGATGGATCAGGTCCGGCAGCGCCTCCTGAACGCGGACGTCCTCCTCTTCGACGACGTCCAGTTCCTCGCCGGGAAGGCCACCACGGAAGACGAACTCTTCCAGACCTTCAACGCGCTCTATTCCGTCGGTAGCCAGATCGCCTTCACATCGGACGTCCTTCCCCGGGACATCCCCGGCCTCACCGACCGGATGAAGAGCCGGTTCGAGGGCGGCCTGGTCGTCGACATCCAGCCCCCGGACTTCGAGACGAAAGTCGCCATCCTCCGCCACAAGGCCGAGGTCGCCCAGGTCGAGCTCGACGACGACACCGCCTACTTCCTCGCCGCCAAGATCAAGACCCACGTCCGGGAGCTGGAGAGCTACTTCAACCGTGTCGTCCTCGTCTCCTCGATGCGGGGAGAGCCGATCACCCGGGATCTCGCCCATGAGGCGCTTCGCGGCATCCTCCCCGACGAGTCCCAGAAGACCGGTCCCGCCGAGATCCTCAAGGCCGTCGCCGGCCACTACGGCCTGAAGCCCGCCGAACTGAGGGCCCGGACGAAGCGTGAGGCGATCGTCTTCCCCCGGCAGGTCGCCATGTACGTCCTGAAGGAGTCGATCGGCCTCTCCCTGCCCGAGATCGGCCGGCTCTTCGGCGACAAGCACCACACGACGGCCCTGCACTCGATCCGGAAGATCACCGCCCGGAGGGAAGAGGACCCCGACTTCGATCGCGAAGTCGCGGCCCTCGTCGCGCAATTCCGGTGA
- the dnaN gene encoding DNA polymerase III subunit beta, with the protein MELTLPAATLSREMSLMQGVVERRTPHQILSNVLLEARDQTLTLTATDLDTTFVSEIESLSLKTGGAVTVPARRLFDVVRDLPATAEVRLRVLENHHVQIDCKEPKLRIRLNGLPATDFPTRPEAAGGPTLSLKFGALRRMVEKVRFAVSTEEIRLQLQGALLKPKDGGLEMAATDGHRLALIEVEDATAETGFEAILVSKKVLDELSRLDADDETPVTIVRGTNHIGFTVGRRRIYSKLDDRRFPDYEKVISKDNTKRATVVREELLGAVRRISLLSGDRLKAVSLTFKEGALVVSSESQDVGDGDQEIAAEYEADTITLRLNSRYLEQFLEACETEKVHLFVKDEGSQCQGRPAEPVPGLKSYLYVVMPMRV; encoded by the coding sequence GTGGAGCTGACACTTCCGGCGGCCACGCTGTCCCGAGAGATGAGCCTCATGCAGGGTGTGGTGGAGCGGCGAACGCCCCATCAGATTCTCTCGAATGTTCTCCTCGAGGCACGTGACCAGACGCTGACCCTGACCGCGACGGACCTCGACACCACGTTCGTGTCGGAGATAGAGTCGCTCTCGCTCAAGACCGGTGGTGCCGTCACGGTGCCTGCGCGACGGCTCTTCGACGTCGTCCGAGACCTTCCGGCGACCGCTGAAGTGCGTCTGCGCGTTCTCGAGAACCACCACGTCCAGATCGACTGCAAGGAACCGAAGCTGAGGATTCGCCTCAACGGGCTCCCGGCGACCGATTTTCCGACGCGGCCCGAAGCGGCCGGCGGGCCGACGCTCTCCCTCAAGTTCGGCGCCCTCCGTCGCATGGTCGAGAAGGTCCGTTTCGCCGTCTCCACCGAGGAGATCCGCCTGCAGCTGCAGGGAGCCCTCCTCAAGCCCAAGGACGGCGGTCTCGAGATGGCCGCCACCGACGGCCACCGCCTCGCGCTCATCGAGGTCGAGGACGCCACGGCCGAGACCGGCTTCGAGGCGATCCTCGTCTCCAAGAAGGTCCTCGACGAGCTCTCCCGGCTCGACGCCGACGACGAGACCCCCGTCACGATCGTCCGCGGAACGAACCACATCGGCTTCACCGTCGGGCGCCGGCGCATCTACTCCAAGCTCGACGACCGCAGGTTCCCCGACTACGAAAAGGTCATCAGCAAGGACAACACGAAAAGAGCGACCGTCGTCCGCGAGGAGCTTCTCGGCGCGGTGCGGAGGATCTCGCTCCTCTCCGGAGATCGCCTGAAGGCGGTCAGCCTCACGTTCAAGGAAGGGGCGCTCGTCGTCTCCTCCGAGAGCCAGGACGTCGGCGACGGGGACCAGGAGATCGCCGCCGAATACGAGGCCGACACGATCACGCTCCGTCTGAACTCGCGGTACCTCGAGCAGTTCCTCGAGGCCTGCGAGACGGAGAAGGTCCACCTCTTCGTGAAGGACGAGGGCTCCCAGTGCCAGGGACGTCCGGCGGAGCCGGTCCCGGGTCTGAAGAGCTACCTCTACGTCGTGATGCCGATGCGCGTCTGA